One Spinacia oleracea cultivar Varoflay chromosome 4, BTI_SOV_V1, whole genome shotgun sequence DNA segment encodes these proteins:
- the LOC110785170 gene encoding protein SUPPRESSOR OF QUENCHING 1, chloroplastic: MVGTLAGNGTKGSDYKGGRRGTSQLLNSPWDVFYDPVREKVYIEIAGQHQIWEHNLSDETNIAFSGDGYERNLNGSSGLK, encoded by the exons atggtCGGCACACTTGCTGGCAATGGTACAAAGGGCTCTGATTACAAAGGAGGAAGAAGGGGAACGTCTCAG CTCCTCAATTCTCCGTGGGATGTCTTTTATGATCCTGTCAGAGAAAAGGTTTACATAGAAATAGCTGGCCAACATCAGATCTGGGAACACAATCTATCAGACGAAACCAACATAGCTTTTAGTGGTGATGGTTATGAAAGAAACTTGAATGGTTCAAG TGGATTAAAGTGA
- the LOC110785169 gene encoding uncharacterized protein — MSWPLKKILSSVQMIEDVGGWVTVCRNGKFSIKKMYQCLLGDHVKVIWRRIVCNNKASPKSLFITWLALWNRLPTKDRLVAWKITTVEDCPLCTTKKESAAHLFFECDYSAAVWNTILHSLKFTRKASSFDQELAWILKATKRTGDRYKLLVMYFAECLYSIWL; from the coding sequence ATGTCTTGGCCACTTAAGAAGATTTTATCTTCTGTTCAAATGATTGAAGATGTGGGAGGTTGGGTTACAGTTTGCAGGAATGGCAAATTTTCTATCAAAAAGATGTATCAGTGTCTTCTTGGTGATCATGTGAAAGTTATATGGAGAAGGATTGTATGCAATAACAAAGCATCCCCTAAGAGCTTGTTTATAACTTGGCTTGCTCTTTGGAATAGGCTCCCTACTAAGGACAGGTTGGTGGCTTGGAAGATCACTACTGTGGAGGATTGCCCCTTGTGTACCACAAAAAAAGAATCTGCAGCACATTTGTTCTTTGAGTGTGATTATTCTGCTGCAGTCTGGAATACTATTCTGCATAGCCTAAAGTTTACCAGGAAAGCTTCTTCTTTTGATCAAGAGTTAGCATGGATTCTGAAAGCTACCAAGAGAACTGGGGATAGATACAAGCTGCTTGTTATGTATTTTGCTGAGTGCCTTTACAGCATATGGCTGTAG
- the LOC130459890 gene encoding uncharacterized protein — translation MGRSELAPQERGKRWYLPPACFTLSKKEKVSFCESLHGLKVPAGYSSNFRSLVSMSDLKLVGMKSHDCHVLMQQLLPVAIRGILPPPVRYTITRLCFFFNTICSKVINPTILDDLQADVLETMCRFEKYFPPSFFDMMPHLIIHLVREIKLCGPVCMRYMYPFEREMGTLKDRVMNPAKPEASIVKRTVAEEVAAWVAQYLNNLKEIGVPKSRHEGRLGGQGTIGRKRISIGSEMMSKIELFVVQTVSEVHPYVDEHMEFLREQYPSKNGPQLITEHNRSFLTWFKSRVMDQITETPEVVSDTLRWLAYGPKCQVISYEGYDINGYSFYTKRQDDKTTMQNSGVTAMGLSSEYASARDRTLVDKKYCYYGVIEEILELQYKEFKIPLFRCKWVDISRGVKSDEHGYLTLVNFSRVGHLEDPFILASQAKQVFYVVDPADRSWSVVLEGKRRILGVEDVDDEEEYDEQFNETPPSSWHIPQTIDDVNMSLTRRDHGEGFYVAKEKE, via the coding sequence atgggtcgctccgagttggcacctcaagagaggggaaaacgctggtaccttcccccagcttgcttcaccttgtctaaaaaggagaaagttagcttttgtgagtctttgcatggcttaaaggtccctgctggatactcttcaaattttcgtagccttgtgtccatgtctgacttgaaattagttggaatgaaatctcatgattgtcacgtgttgatgcaacaattgttgccggttgcaattcgaggAATATTGCCGCCACCagtgaggtataccattacaagattgtgtttcttttttaacacgatttgtagcaaggtgatcaatccaacaatactggatgatttgcaggcggatgtacttgagaccatgtgtcggtttgaaaagtattttccgccatcattctttgacatgatgcctcatttgattattcatcttgttcgtgaaattaagctttgtgggccagtttgtatgaggtacatgtatccctttgaacgagagatgggtaccttgaaagatagagtgatgaatccggccaaacctgaagctagtattgtcAAACGAACCGTTGCTGAGGAAGTTGCCGCATGGGTTGCTCAATATTTGAAtaatttgaaagaaattggagtACCAAAGTCTCGACATGAAGggagacttgggggtcaaggtacaatCGGCAGGAAAAGGATATCAATCGGTTCAGAAATGATGAGTAAGATTGAGTTGTTTGTGGTGCAAACTGttagtgaagtccatccataTGTGGATGAGCACATGGAGTTTCttagagagcaatatccttcaaaaaatggtcctcaactGATAACAGAGCATAATCGTTCGttcctcacatggttcaagAGTCGAGTGATGGATCAAATCACCGAAACGCCTGAGGTTGTATCTGACACGTTGAGATGGTTGGCATATGGTCCTAAATGTCAAGTCATCTCTTATGAGGGGTACGACAtcaatggctattctttttacactaagcgacaagatgacaaaacgacgatgcaaaatagtggtgttacggcAATGGGCTTGTCTTCGGAATATGCTAGTGCGAGagatagaacacttgtagataagaAGTATTGTTACTATGGAGTaattgaagaaatattagagttgCAATATAAGGAATTTAAGATAcctctattccggtgcaagtgggttgatattagtcgcGGTGTCAAAAGTGATGAACATGGGTActtgacacttgtaaactttagtcgagTCGGGCATCTTGAAGATCCATTCATATTAGCATCACAGGCAAAACAAGTCTTTTATGTTGTTGACCCTGCCGATCGTAGTTGGTCAGTTGTTCTtgaaggcaaaagaagaatacttggggtcgaggatgtagatgatgaagaagaataTGATGAACAGTTTAATGAGACTCCACCTTCCTCGTGGCATATTCCTCAAACAATTGATGATGTTAACATGAGTCTTACTCGTCGAGATCACGGTGAAGGATTTTATGTTGCAAAAGAGAAAGAGTGA